Genomic window ([Empedobacter] haloabium):
CTGCACGGGCGCCGCTTCCAGTTCGGCGCAGATGCGTTCGTACATCTCGATGCGGGCTTCGCGGTCGTCGCCGAAGACGCGCACCTTGATCAGGCCGTGCGAATCGAGGCCCAGGTCGATTTCCTTCATCACGGCTTCCGTCAGGCCGGCTTCGCCAATGAGGACGATGGGCTTGAGCGCGTGGGCTTCGGCGCGCAGGGCGCTGCGCTCAACGGGTGTCAGTTTCAACATATAAATTTCTAGTGGTTCTCTTAAAAGCAGTATTCTACGCGAATGGCAAAGAACAAATTAAACAAAAACTGGTTGCACGACCATATTAACGATCCGTACGTCAAGGCCGCCCAGAAGGACGGCTACCGCGCCCGTGCCGCCTACAAGCTCAGGGAGATCGACGAGGATGAGAAGCTGATCAAGCCCGGCCAAGTCATCGTCGACCTCGGCTGCACCCCCGGCAGCTGGGGCCAGTACACCCGGCGCAAGCTGGCCGGCAAGGAGGGCGGCGGCATCAACGGCACCATCATCGGCCTGGACATCCTGCCGATGGAGCCGATCGCCGACATGCATTTCCTGCAAGGCGACTTCCGCGAGCAGGAGGTGCTGGACCGGCTGGGCGAAGTGTTGCAAGGACGCAAAGCGGACCTGGTGCTGTCGGACATGGCGCCCAACCTGTCGGGCATCGCGACGGCCGATGCGGCGCGCATGGAAGACCTGATCGACTTGGCCATTGAGTTTTCGCAAATGCACTTGAAACCGGGTGGCGCATTGTTGGTGAAGTGTTTCAAGGACATGGGGTTTTCCCAGATCGTCGAGAAGTTCCGTCATGAATTCAAGACCGTCACGCAGAAAAAGCCGAAAGCGAGCCGCGATAAATCGTCCGAAATCTTCCTGTTGGGGCGGGGATTGAAACATCCCGTCGAAAAAAGCAGCGAAATCGCCTGAACGGCCCTTGTAATCGGGGCGGGCACCCGCACATCCAAGCGGACAGCGGCGTGTGCCGCCGGGGCCGACGCCGGCGGGCCAGGCAGGCCCGGGTGGCTGGCACGCGGCAAGCGGCGCATCCAGGCGACAAAAGCGGTATATTTGACGCGTTTGCCGGGTGTCCCGATGGGCAGGTTTGTAGCATGGCCTGCGCATTGCGAGTAAAATCGGAATTCTGCTACAGGTAACAGGTGCGCGAGCATCCAAGGAGTTTTCGTGAATAACATGTTTTCCAAGTCCGCCATCTGGGTCGTCGTCGCCCTGCTGTTATTTATGCTGTTCAAGCAATTTGACAGCCACAGCATTTCCGGCGGCAGCAAGACCATCGCGTACTCCGACCTGCTCGACGAGATCAAGGCGAAGCGCATCAAGGACCTGGTCATCGAAGGCAACAGCATCACCGCGACGAAGGTGGACGATACGCGCGTGCGCACCACGTCCACGTACCTCGACCGCGGCCTGATCGGTGACCTGCGCGACAACGGCGTGCGCTTCGACGTGCGTCCGCCGGAAGAGCCGTCGTTCCTGCAGCAGGTGTTCGTCTCCTGGTTCCCGATGCTGCTCCTGATCGGCGTCTGGATCTTCTTCATGCGCCAAATGCAGGGCGGCGGCAAGGGCGGGGCGTTCTCGTTCGGCAAGTCGAAGGCCCGCATGCTGGACGAAACCAACAATACCGTCACGTTCGCGGACGTGGCCGGCTGCGACGAAGCCAAGGAAGAAGTGACGGAGATCGTCGACTTCCTGCGCGACCCGACCAAATTCCAGAAGCTGGGCGGCCGTATCCCGCGCGGCGTGCTGATGGTCGGTCCTCCGGGTACCGGCAAGACGCTGCTGGCGCGCGCCATCGCCGGCGAAGCGAAAGTGCCGTTCTTCTCGATTTCCGGTTCCGACTTCGTCGAGATGTTCGTCGGCGTGGGCGCCTCCCGCGTGCGTGACATGTTCGAGAACGCGAAGAAACACTCGCCGTGCATCATCTTCATCGACGAGATCGACGCCGTCGGCCGCCACCGCGGCGCCGGCATGGGCGGCGGCAACGACGAGCGCGAACAGACGCTGAACCAGCTGCTGGTCGAGATGGACGGTTTCGAGGCGTCGTCCGGCGTCATCGTCATCGCCGCCACCAACCGTGCGGACGTGCTGGACAAGGCGCTGCTGCGCCCGGGCCGTTTCGACCGCCAGGTCTCGGTCGGCCTGCCGGACATCCGCGGCCGCGAACAGATCCTGAACGTGCACATGCGCAAGGTGCCGATCGGCACGGACGTGAAGGCCGACATCCTGGCCCGCGGCACCCCGGGCTTCTCCGGCGCCGACCTGGCCAACCTGGTCAACGAGGCCGCGCTGTTTGCCGCGCGCCGCAGCAAGCGCCTGGTGGACATGCAGGACTTCGAGGATGCCAAGGACAAGATCTTCATGGGTCCGGAGCGCAAGTCGATGGTGATCCGCGAGGAAGAGCGCCGCAACACGGCCTACCACGAGTCCGGCCACGCCGTCGTCGCCAAGCTGCTGCCGAAGGCCGACCCCGTGCACAAGGTCACGATCATGCCACGCGGCTGGGCCCTGGGCCTGACCTGGCAGCTGCCGGAGCACGACAAGATTTCCGGCTACAAGGACAAGATGCTGGAAGAAATCTCGATCCTGTTCGGCGGCCGCATCGCCGAGGAGATCTTCGTGGGCCAGATGTCCACCGGTGCCTCGAATGACTTCTCGCGGGCCACCAAGTTGGCCCGTTCGATGGTGACGCGCTTCGGCATGTCCGATTCGCTGGGCGTGATGGTGTACGAGGACGAGCAGAACGAAGGCTTCCTGGGCGGCAGCAACAAGACGATCTCGGAAGCCACGCAGCAGAAGGTCGACGCCGAAATCCGCAACATCCTCGACACGCAGTACGCCCTGGCGCGCAAGCTGCTGGAAGAGAACCGCGACAAGGTCGAGATGATGACGAAGGCGCTGCTGGACTGGGAAACTATCGATGCCGACCAGATCAACGACATCATGGCCGGGCACGAGCCCCGTCCGCCGAAGGCCGGCGTGACCTTGCGCAAGAAGCCGAGCGACGACGGCCCGACCGCGTCGCCCAACGTCACCGCCCCGGCCTGAGGTCGCCAGCGTGGCGTGAACGAAAGGGTGAGGAGCGATCCTCGCCCTTTTTGTTTGGTCCGTCGTTCGCGACGTCAATCCTGATTCTCACTACCGTATGCCGCATTTCCCGTTTGGCCGCTTCAATCTCCCGCGCGAGCGCACGCTCGTCATGGGCATCCTCAACGTTACCCCCGACTCGTTTTCCGACGGTGGCCAGTTCGCCGCGCTCGACTTCGCGATTTCGCACGCGGAGCAGATGATCCGCGACGGCGTCGACATCATCGACGTCGGCGGCGAGTCCACCCGGCCGGGTGCGCCGCTGGTGCCGCTGGAGGAGGAGCTGCGCCGCGTGCTGCCCGTGCTGTACGCGCTGCGCGACTGTGGCAAGGCGATCTCCGTCGATACCTACAAACCGGAGCTGATGCGCGAGGCCGTGCTGGCCGGCGTGGACATGATCAACGACATCAATGCCTTCCGCGCCCCCGGCGCGGTCGAAGCCGTGCGCGACAGCGATTGCGCGCTTTGCCTCATGCACATGCTTGACAAACCTGCAACAATGCAGGATAAACCTGTCTACGCCGACGTGGTGCGCGAAGTCACATGCTTCCTGCGCGAGCGTATCGAAGCGCTGACATCCGCTGGCATTGATCGCAGTCGCCTGTGGATCGATCCTGGCTTTGGCTTTGGCAAGACGGTCGAGCATAATTATGCCTTGTTGAAGGCCGGCAGCCAGATGGTGGCCGAGCTTGGGGTGCCATTGCTGGCGGGGCTGTCGCGCAAGTCGATGATCGGTGCCGTCACCGGCAAACCGGTCGAGCAGCGCCTGGCCGGCAGCCTTGGCGGCGCGCTGGCGGCGGTGGCCCATGGCGCCGGCATCGTGCGGGTGCACGATGTGGCCGAAACGGTCGATGCCCTGAAAGTGTGGCACGCGGCCCAGTGAAACAGCGGGAACGATGGGCCAGGCCCGCGTTCCCTTAACGAGTAAAGAGAGCAGACTATGGCACGCAAATATTTCGGAACCGATGGTGTCCGTGGACTCGTCGGCGAAGCGCCGATCACGCCTGATTTCGTCATGCGGCTGGGCTATGCCGCCGGCAAGGTGCTGGCGAAGACGGCGACTCCCGGCATGGCGCGCCCAACCGTCCTGATCGGCAAGGACACGCGCATTTCGGGCTATATGCTGGAAGCGGCGCTCGAAGCAGGGTTTGCCGCCGCTGGCGTGGACGTGATGCTGGCCGGCCCGATGCCGACGCCGGCGATTGCCTACCTGACCCGCGCGCTGCGCCTGTCGGCCGGTGTCGTGATCTCGGCATCGCACAATCCGTTCCAGGACAACGGCATCAAGTTCTTCTCGGAACGCGGCACCAAGCTGCCAGATGCCGTCGAGCTCGACATCGAGGCACAGATCGACCTGCCGATGGAGTGCGTGCCGTCCGAGAAGCTGGGCCGCGCCAAGCGCCTGGAAGACGCCCAGGGCCGCTACATCGAATTCTGCAAGAGCACGTTCCCGAACGAGCTCGACCTGCGCGGCCTGAAGATCGTCGTGGACAGCGCCCACGGCGCCGCCTACAACATCGCGCCGCACGTATTCCACGAGCTGGGGGCCGAAGTGATCCCGATCGGCAACAAGCCGGACGGTTTCAACATCAATGAAGGCCATGGCGCGACGGCACCGAAGGCGATGGCCGCCGCCGTGCTGGCGCACGACGCCGACCTGGGCATCGCGCTGGACGGCGATGCCGATCGCCTGATCATGTGCGATGCCAATGGCCGCCTGTACAACGGCGACGAGCTGCTGTACGTGATGGTCATGGATCGCCTGGCGACGGGCGAGGTGAAGGGCGCCGTCGGCACCCTGATGACGAATATGGCGCTGGAAGTGGCGTTTAAGGAAAAGGGCATCGGCTTCGCCCGAGCCAAGGTGGGCGACCGCTACGTCCTGGAAGTGATGCAGGAGAAGGGCTGGATCCTGGGCGGCGAGGGCAGCGGCCACCTGCTGGCGCTGGACAAGCATACGACCGGTGACGGCATCGTCTCGGCGCTGCAGGTGCTGTCGGCGCTGAAGCGCGCCAACAAGACGCTGGCGCAGATCGCGGGCGAACTGGAGCTGTTCCCGCAGACGCTGATCAACGTGCGCGTGCCGGCCGGCTTCGACTGGCAGAAGAACGCCGCGATGGTGGCCGAGAAGGAAGCCGTCGAGCGCGAGCTGGGCGACACGGGGCGCGTGCTGATCCGCGCATCCGGCACCGAGCCGCTGATCCGCGTGATGGTGGAAGCCAAGGACGCCGCGCGCGCGCAAAGCCTGGCGCGGCGCATCGCCGACAAGGTCGAGGTGCCGCTGGCCGCCTGAGCCGCCGTTCCGGGCCCATGTCGATAGATTTGACGCTGCATGCCTTGACCGAGTATGATGTCTTCATCGGAGTGTAGCGCAGCCCGGTAGCGCACCTGGTTTGGGACCAGGGGGTCCAAGGTTCGAATCCTTGTACTCCGACCACTCCTTCTAAAAAGCCGGTTGTCTTCGACAACCGGCTTTTGCTTGAGCAGCCCGTTCATCCACGTCGCGGCGCCTGCCGATCTTCCTCTACTGCCCATAGCTCAGTTGGATAGAGCATCAGCCTTCTAAGCTGAGGGTCGCTGGTTCGAACCCAGCTGGGCAGGCCAGTAATCATCTCCCGCCGTGCAATACATTTCCCATTTGCTTCCGTGGCCTGCCTGTATGGCGGCGCGATAAATCTGCGCGGTCACCTGATTATTTTTGCCAGACCTGTCAGATATAGCAGGCTTCCCGTGACCATTGGATAGAATTCCTGTCATATACCCCGGATAGAATGCCCCTGCATTTTAATCCACCATCAACCAGGGGAATTGCATGAATTCGTTTATTAAGTCCATCAGTGGCGCCGCTATTGCCGCCGCCGCTTGGTTCGGGTTCGCAAGTGCTGCTCAGGCCGCTGAAGCGACCGTCGTCTCGCCAAACACCGAGATGGTCGTCAATCATCCATACAAATCGCCGAACGGCGTGTACTCGATTATTTTCCAGAGCGACGGCAACCTCGTCGTTTATAAAGGTTCGAATTACACGTGGCAGAACTCGCTGTGGTCGTCCGGCACGGACGTCAAGAAAGGCAAGCACGCGGTCTTGCAGGGCGATGGCAATTTCGTGATTTATGACGGCCTGATCGCATCCGGCGGCAAGGCCGTGTGGGATTCGCGCACGGCGGGCAAGGCGCCGTCGGCCACCATCAGCGACACCGGCGTGTTTGCCGTCAGCGGTGGCTTCAAGACCAATGCCGACCCGGCCGCGCCGAGCACGAACCCTCCTTGCACGCCGCGCCAGATCGGCCTGTGCATGTACCGCGGCACGCCGACCCAGTTCAGCACCTGGGTATTCGCCTGCACGAACGCCGAAGCGGTGCGGATCGCCGGTCCGGGCGCCAGCCTGGGCGCGTGCATTCACTGGAACTGATGCCCTATGACGTCAGCCCGTAAAACGGTAGGGCTGATCGGTGCCGCGGCCGCCTTGGCGGCAGCGGCATGGTTCGGCAGCGATCCGGCCACGCAGCAGGCAGCTGCCGCCTCGTCGACCCGTGGCGCCGAGGGCGTGGCAGCCGGCGCGCCGGCCCGGGGCGATGCTGGCGACCGGCTGTCGTCCCGGCCGGGTTCGTCGCTCGATTCGCCGTTTGCCCGTGGTGGCGCCGGCCGGCCCGATCCGGAACAAATGATCCGGGAGCGGGCCGCACTGATGAAGCAACTCGGCTTGGCGACGCCGCCCGAATATGACCGCATGTCGCTGGCCCAGCTGAAGGAGAAGGCCCACGCCAAGGATATTTTCGCGCTGCTGCAACTGGGCGTGCAGTACCAGTACCAGAATAACGGCCTCGAATTCGATCCGGATTACGACTTCGGCAAGGACCCGCAGCTGGAATCGAAACGCTACCTGACCGAGGCCGTCAATGCTGGCCATATTCATGCGTCGACGATCCTGGCGAAGCAATATGCCGAGAGCGGCGATACGGTCGAGGCATATGCGTGGAATACCCTTGCCGAACGGCTGTGGGATACGTCGAATAAGGAATGGAGCAAGACCGCCTTCGCCGGCCTGACGCCGGAACAGCGCATGCGCGGCGAACAGCGGGCCAATGAACTGTTTATCGCGGCGTCGCAGCGATTTTTACCGGCATCACAGGTCGCCAGCGAGACTGACAAATAGCCAGCCCATTTTATTTTTGTTATAGAGTTCTCGCATTAGAAAGGTATATTATGCGTTTCAATCTGCATCGCCTGGCAGCGTTCGCGCTCGCCAGTGGCGCAATGCTGGCCTCTGTGTCGGCATCGGCTCAGCTGGTCAACCAGCCGCCAGTTGCGCCATTCAAGGTCGTTCTGACGGCTCCACAAGAGATGGTGGTGAACCAGCCATATGTGTCGGCGAACGGTGTGTACACGCTGATCTTCCAGAGCGATGGCAATATGGTGATTTACAAGGGACCGCCACCGTACACCTGGCGCACTGCGATCTGGAGTACGGGTTCCGACGTCAAGCAGGGCCGCAAGGCCGTCATGCAAACGGATGGCAACCTGGTCGTGTACGATGCCAATAACGCGCCAGTATGGGATTCGAGAACGGGTCAAGCCCAGCAAAACTACGCGCCGTTCCTGACCCTGAACAACGACGGCTCGATCCAGATTACGTCCAGCAATCCGAAGAGCAACTGGTCGTCGCCACGCGACCCTGCGGCGCCGAGCACCAACCCGGGCGGCTGCACCACGGCGCGCCAGTACGGCATTTGCGTGTTCCCGAACTCGCCGAGCCGGTTCACCAGCTTCGTGCTGGCCTGCAGCATGGCCGAGGCACAGCGGATGGCTGCCGCCTCCGGCGCGGCCTTCGGCGCCTGCCGCTGAGCGACCGACACATCCGAAAGGAGCGCCGCGTGCGCTCCTTTTTTCATCCCGGCGCAAGCACCAGGGTGAGCGCCAGCGTCACCATCACCGCGCCAGTCAGCGCTTCGATGACGCGCCACACCTGCGGTCGGCCAAGCACGCCAGCGAACCGCGCCGCACCAAACCCCAGCCCGGCAAACCACAGCAGCGAGGCCGTCATCGCGCCGGCGGCGAATACGGGCCGTTGCTCCACGGAATAGCGGCCGCCCACCGAGCCCAGCAGCACGACGGTGTCGAGGTAGACGTGTGGGTTCAGCAACGACAGCGCCAGCACCGTGACCAGCGCGGTGGTCGTGCCTGTCGTCGTCGTGCCCATGTCGGCCGACAAGCCGCCGGGCCGCCGTACCCGCGCCCAGCTCTTCAATCCATACCACAGCAGGAAGGCGGCGCCGCCCCAGCGCGCCAGCGCCAGCAGGGCAGGCGACGATTCGATCAGCGCACCGGCGCCCGCCACGCCCAACCCGATCAGCAGCACGTCGATGCCGACACAAGCGGCAACGGTCAACGCCACATGCTGGCGCCGCACGCCCATGCGCAGCACGTGAGCGTTCTGCGCGCCGATCGCCATGATCAGGCTGGCACCAAGGCCGAGCCCGCTGAGATAAACCGCTGTGGTCGTCATCGTTGTTCTCCTTAAAGCAAGGATTGTGATGAGCACCAGCGTCAAAGTGAAGCTGGGTTAAGATATTTCAACTTCCATTAGTTTTCCTTAACTTAGCAATGACGCTCGACCCACGCCAATGCAGCGCCTTTATTGCCGCAGCCGAGACCGGCAGTTTCGAGCTCGCGGCCGCCCAGCTCACTGTCACGCCGTCCGCGATCTCCCAGCGCATCGCCGCCCTGGAGACGGCACTGGGCGCGCCGCTGCTGATCCGCAGCCGGCCGTGCCGTGCTACCGCGGCGGGGCAGCACCTGCTGCAATACCTGCGACGCAGCCGTTTATTGGAAGCGGAATTTCTAGCCGAGATCGGAGCGGACGATCGGCAACCTGTCCAGGTGGCGATCGCCGTCAACAACGATACGCTCGGCACCTGGCTGCTGCCGCCATTGATCCAGATACTGGCCGAGCAGAATATGACGGTCGAAATCCTGCTGGACGACCAGACCTTTACCTATTCGCTGCTGGAGAAAGGCGAAGCCTTGGCCAGTGTCTCGAGCGAGGCACAACCGATGCGTGGTTGCACGGTGCAGCCATTGGGCGTGATGCGTTACCGGCTGCTCGCCAGTAAATCGTTTGCACAACGCTGGTTTGCCGACGGATTCAACCGCGAAGCGGCACGGCGAGCGCCCGTCATGTTTTTCGACCGCAAGGACAAACTGCAGTCCGATTTCATCGAACATCGGCTGGGCCTGTTGCCGGGCGCTTATCCCGTGCATTATGTGCCGTCCAGCGATCCATTCGTCCGCGCCATCCGCCTGGGAATGGGGTACGGCATGCTGCCGTCGCAGCAATATGGCGATGGCCTGGAAACGGGCGAGCTGGTCGATTTATGTCCGGGGGAATATATGGACGTGCCGTTGTACTGGCACGCATGGCGTGTGCAGTCGCCGAAGCTGGAACGGTTGGGACAGCGTATCGTGGACGCCGCCAGAGGAGAACTGCTGCAGGCCTCGGACTGAAAGCTGGCGCTATCGCGCCAGGGCCTGGCTTATTTGCTGCCGGGCTCGTGCCCAAATTGGGGCCCTGGCCCCGAGTCGACACGGCCCCGGCTTTATGAACAATCAATAGGTGTAGAACATGCGCTGGATATCGCGCGTGTTATTGGTCTTGGTCAGCGCCAGCATCAGCAGGATACGGGCTTTTTGCGGGCTCAGGGTATCGGACGCGACGAAATCCAGCTCGTCGTCATTCGCTTCGCCGTTGCGTGCCAAAATGCCTTGGCCGACGCGGCTGGAGCGCACGATGATCGTGCCCTTTTTACGCGCGGCGATCAATCCTGGCTTGACCCGGGCGGCAATGGAACCGTCGCCAACGCCGGCGTGGATAATGCCTTTCGCACCGGCGGCGACAAACGCATCCAGCGCCACGGTATTCATATTGGCATAGCCGTACACGATATCGACTTGCGGCAGGGCCGTCAGGTTGGCGATATCGAATTCGCTGTCAGTCGTATGCTTGCGGGTCGAAGCGCGGTAAAAGAACGGCTTGCCGCCTTGTACGTAACCCAGCAGGCCCAATTCCGGCGTTTTGAAACTGTCCGGGGTCGAGGTATTCGTTTTCGTGACATCGCGGGCGGCGTGGATCTGGTCGTTCAGCGCCAGCAGGACGCCCTTGCCGACGGCTTCCTGGCTGCCGGCGATCGACACAGCGTTATACAGGTTGATCGGGCCGTCGGCCGACAGGGCGGTGGACGGACGCATCGCGCCGACCAGCACGACCGGCTTCTTGCTCTTCACGACCAGGTCGAGGAAATACGCGGTTTCTTCCATCGTGTCGGTGCCGTGCGTGATGACGATGCCATCGACATCGT
Coding sequences:
- a CDS encoding LysR family transcriptional regulator ArgP, which translates into the protein MTLDPRQCSAFIAAAETGSFELAAAQLTVTPSAISQRIAALETALGAPLLIRSRPCRATAAGQHLLQYLRRSRLLEAEFLAEIGADDRQPVQVAIAVNNDTLGTWLLPPLIQILAEQNMTVEILLDDQTFTYSLLEKGEALASVSSEAQPMRGCTVQPLGVMRYRLLASKSFAQRWFADGFNREAARRAPVMFFDRKDKLQSDFIEHRLGLLPGAYPVHYVPSSDPFVRAIRLGMGYGMLPSQQYGDGLETGELVDLCPGEYMDVPLYWHAWRVQSPKLERLGQRIVDAARGELLQASD
- a CDS encoding LysE/ArgO family amino acid transporter; translated protein: MTTTAVYLSGLGLGASLIMAIGAQNAHVLRMGVRRQHVALTVAACVGIDVLLIGLGVAGAGALIESSPALLALARWGGAAFLLWYGLKSWARVRRPGGLSADMGTTTTGTTTALVTVLALSLLNPHVYLDTVVLLGSVGGRYSVEQRPVFAAGAMTASLLWFAGLGFGAARFAGVLGRPQVWRVIEALTGAVMVTLALTLVLAPG
- the folP gene encoding dihydropteroate synthase, yielding MPHFPFGRFNLPRERTLVMGILNVTPDSFSDGGQFAALDFAISHAEQMIRDGVDIIDVGGESTRPGAPLVPLEEELRRVLPVLYALRDCGKAISVDTYKPELMREAVLAGVDMINDINAFRAPGAVEAVRDSDCALCLMHMLDKPATMQDKPVYADVVREVTCFLRERIEALTSAGIDRSRLWIDPGFGFGKTVEHNYALLKAGSQMVAELGVPLLAGLSRKSMIGAVTGKPVEQRLAGSLGGALAAVAHGAGIVRVHDVAETVDALKVWHAAQ
- a CDS encoding type II asparaginase; this translates as MKSTTVSRWLVATFCALTAITAAQAQTTKLPNVTVLATGGTIAGTGATSTTTVGYTAATVGVQQLINAVPELAKIANVKGEQVFQIASESMTNEHWLTLGKRVNALLAQNDVDGIVITHGTDTMEETAYFLDLVVKSKKPVVLVGAMRPSTALSADGPINLYNAVSIAGSQEAVGKGVLLALNDQIHAARDVTKTNTSTPDSFKTPELGLLGYVQGGKPFFYRASTRKHTTDSEFDIANLTALPQVDIVYGYANMNTVALDAFVAAGAKGIIHAGVGDGSIAARVKPGLIAARKKGTIIVRSSRVGQGILARNGEANDDELDFVASDTLSPQKARILLMLALTKTNNTRDIQRMFYTY
- the ftsH gene encoding ATP-dependent zinc metalloprotease FtsH, translated to MNNMFSKSAIWVVVALLLFMLFKQFDSHSISGGSKTIAYSDLLDEIKAKRIKDLVIEGNSITATKVDDTRVRTTSTYLDRGLIGDLRDNGVRFDVRPPEEPSFLQQVFVSWFPMLLLIGVWIFFMRQMQGGGKGGAFSFGKSKARMLDETNNTVTFADVAGCDEAKEEVTEIVDFLRDPTKFQKLGGRIPRGVLMVGPPGTGKTLLARAIAGEAKVPFFSISGSDFVEMFVGVGASRVRDMFENAKKHSPCIIFIDEIDAVGRHRGAGMGGGNDEREQTLNQLLVEMDGFEASSGVIVIAATNRADVLDKALLRPGRFDRQVSVGLPDIRGREQILNVHMRKVPIGTDVKADILARGTPGFSGADLANLVNEAALFAARRSKRLVDMQDFEDAKDKIFMGPERKSMVIREEERRNTAYHESGHAVVAKLLPKADPVHKVTIMPRGWALGLTWQLPEHDKISGYKDKMLEEISILFGGRIAEEIFVGQMSTGASNDFSRATKLARSMVTRFGMSDSLGVMVYEDEQNEGFLGGSNKTISEATQQKVDAEIRNILDTQYALARKLLEENRDKVEMMTKALLDWETIDADQINDIMAGHEPRPPKAGVTLRKKPSDDGPTASPNVTAPA
- the glmM gene encoding phosphoglucosamine mutase yields the protein MARKYFGTDGVRGLVGEAPITPDFVMRLGYAAGKVLAKTATPGMARPTVLIGKDTRISGYMLEAALEAGFAAAGVDVMLAGPMPTPAIAYLTRALRLSAGVVISASHNPFQDNGIKFFSERGTKLPDAVELDIEAQIDLPMECVPSEKLGRAKRLEDAQGRYIEFCKSTFPNELDLRGLKIVVDSAHGAAYNIAPHVFHELGAEVIPIGNKPDGFNINEGHGATAPKAMAAAVLAHDADLGIALDGDADRLIMCDANGRLYNGDELLYVMVMDRLATGEVKGAVGTLMTNMALEVAFKEKGIGFARAKVGDRYVLEVMQEKGWILGGEGSGHLLALDKHTTGDGIVSALQVLSALKRANKTLAQIAGELELFPQTLINVRVPAGFDWQKNAAMVAEKEAVERELGDTGRVLIRASGTEPLIRVMVEAKDAARAQSLARRIADKVEVPLAA
- a CDS encoding RlmE family RNA methyltransferase; this encodes MAKNKLNKNWLHDHINDPYVKAAQKDGYRARAAYKLREIDEDEKLIKPGQVIVDLGCTPGSWGQYTRRKLAGKEGGGINGTIIGLDILPMEPIADMHFLQGDFREQEVLDRLGEVLQGRKADLVLSDMAPNLSGIATADAARMEDLIDLAIEFSQMHLKPGGALLVKCFKDMGFSQIVEKFRHEFKTVTQKKPKASRDKSSEIFLLGRGLKHPVEKSSEIA